CACAGCAGCAACTGGCGACCCCATCACAAGGCTCTAATGCGACAAATATTGAAAGTTTGGTTCTGCTTAAACCAGATCTCGTAATTTTGGGAAGTGGTCAGACCCAGACGATCCAGTTGCTTAGACAATTTGGAATTGCAGTTTATGTGATGCAATCTGGAACGTACCAACAAGTTAAAGAAGAGTTGTATGAAATTGCACGACTGACCGGTGCTGAGCAACGTGCCAAAGAAATTTTAGATTACTCCGATACGATTTTGGCTGAAGTCGCACTTAAAACTTCACAACAAAAACATAAACAATCGGTGTATTACGCGTGGTCAGGGGGAAGAATTTATTCAACTTCAGGCCGCCAGTCGATTACCAATGATTTTATTGAATTGGCAGGGGCATATAACGTCGTCAAAACTGATACCAATCAGCCGAATGTCAATCCAGAAACGCTGGTTGAGTGGAATCCTGACAATATCGTGCTATGGAATACTGACCCAGCATTAATTTATCAGCGTAAAGAATTGCAAGGCTTAAAAGCAGTACTACAGCAAAAAGTATTTAATCTGAGCCCTGCATTTATCTATAACCCACACACCATCAAAATTATAGTGACGGCAATCTATCTCCATCATCATATGTACCCTGAGTCTTCAGATTTACCTGTAAAAAGCTTACAACTTCAGATTTTACAGAAGCTCTATGGCAAAAATATCGCCAAGGAACTGATGTCATGAGCCATACACAACTGAAATATTATTGGTTTTACCCACTACCCATCATTTTAATTTTTTTATCACTGTTACTTGGACCAAGCCAAACCTTAAATGCAACTGATTATGCACGTTGGTTTATGCAGTGGACTATAGGTACCCCGTATTTTGATGAAGAACAGTTCGGCTTAATGCGTAATATCGTTTTAAATATTCGTTTACCGCGGATTTTATTGACCTTTATGGTCGGTGCTGCTTTAGCTACGGCAGGTAACGGATTACAGGCATTATTTCGCAATCCTCTGGTCGATTCTTATGTACTGGGTATTTCATCAGGTGCTGCCTTTGGTGCAGCACTAGCACTTTCACTTAGTTGGCTTTCACCGAATTTATCAGCCTTTGTTTTCGGGGTATGTGCGGTTGGATTGACTTATTTATTTGCCCATCAAAAACATGAAAGTCAGACCTCTTTAGTCATGGTGATCCTCTCAGGAATGATCGTTTCAGGTTTATTTTTGGCAGGACTCACGATTATTCAATATTTAAGTGATCCTTTTAAATTGCAAGCGATTGTGCAGTGGACCATAGGCAATTTGCATCAAGCATCTTGGGAAAAAGTGCAATACGCCGTATTTCCAATTACCGTAGGCTTGATCGGACTATTTGCCATGCGTTGGCGTTTAAATCTGATGGCACTCGGCTCAGAAGAAGCTCAAGCAGTCGGGGTGAATCCGAAGTGGGAACAATTGCTATTGATCGTACTGGTGACCTTATGTACATCAACCTCTGTGGCTGCCGCAGGCATCATCAGTTTATATGGCTTATTTATGCCACATATCGTGCGGATGTTGGTGGGGCCTGATCATCGCTACAGTATTCCTGCCAACATGATTTTAGGCGGCAGTTTTTTATTGTTAATCGATAATTTTTCTCGCGTCCTACTGACTTTTGAAATACCGATCGGTATTTTCACCATGTTACTCGGTGCACCCTTCTTTTTACTCTTGATGAAAACTCAAAGGACACATTGGGCATGATTCGTATTGAACAGTTGAATTATGCCTATGGGCATAAACAAGTTTTAAAAAATATTCAGCTTGAGTTTCCACCCCATCAATTTTCAGTCATTTTAGGGCGAAATGGCAGTGGCAAATCTACTCTGTTTAAACTCATGGCGGGACTAGAACCGGTAAAAGATGGACGTGTACTCTACGCAGGTCGGGAACTATCAGGGGTTAAAGGTAAAGATCGAGCCGCTTTACTTGGCTTTCTACCGCAGTTTCATAAAACAGTTTTCCCTTTTTTAGTCAAAGATGTCGTCATTACAGGTCGTGCAGCCTTTAGCCGTTTTCGTCCATCTAAAGAAGATTGGGCAATGGTAGATCAAGCTCTGATCGACCTTGATATCGAACATTTAAAAGAGCGCCCTTATACCGAA
This is a stretch of genomic DNA from Acinetobacter sp. NCu2D-2. It encodes these proteins:
- a CDS encoding FecCD family ABC transporter permease — protein: MSHTQLKYYWFYPLPIILIFLSLLLGPSQTLNATDYARWFMQWTIGTPYFDEEQFGLMRNIVLNIRLPRILLTFMVGAALATAGNGLQALFRNPLVDSYVLGISSGAAFGAALALSLSWLSPNLSAFVFGVCAVGLTYLFAHQKHESQTSLVMVILSGMIVSGLFLAGLTIIQYLSDPFKLQAIVQWTIGNLHQASWEKVQYAVFPITVGLIGLFAMRWRLNLMALGSEEAQAVGVNPKWEQLLLIVLVTLCTSTSVAAAGIISLYGLFMPHIVRMLVGPDHRYSIPANMILGGSFLLLIDNFSRVLLTFEIPIGIFTMLLGAPFFLLLMKTQRTHWA
- a CDS encoding ABC transporter substrate-binding protein, producing the protein MKALLISLLTYCVVGCSATTPPVASEKKGTRCVIDSSNTQVCLIRPAKRIVSLFESGLDGLYMLGQGNKVIGIPAEVYLQPLLFNAYSKLDPRIAQQQLATPSQGSNATNIESLVLLKPDLVILGSGQTQTIQLLRQFGIAVYVMQSGTYQQVKEELYEIARLTGAEQRAKEILDYSDTILAEVALKTSQQKHKQSVYYAWSGGRIYSTSGRQSITNDFIELAGAYNVVKTDTNQPNVNPETLVEWNPDNIVLWNTDPALIYQRKELQGLKAVLQQKVFNLSPAFIYNPHTIKIIVTAIYLHHHMYPESSDLPVKSLQLQILQKLYGKNIAKELMS
- a CDS encoding ABC transporter ATP-binding protein — protein: MIRIEQLNYAYGHKQVLKNIQLEFPPHQFSVILGRNGSGKSTLFKLMAGLEPVKDGRVLYAGRELSGVKGKDRAALLGFLPQFHKTVFPFLVKDVVITGRAAFSRFRPSKEDWAMVDQALIDLDIEHLKERPYTELSGGERQLVMIARILVQAPKVILLDEPTNHLDVYYQSYLMKKLRHLSRQNFTVIAIMHDPNLAFLFADHLFFMREHEVIKPDSKARITDPIFLKSVYDVEFHEAMIKDKTIVIPDHSWL